CATGTCACCACGCACGGCGTGGACGAACCGAATACGAACCTGAAAAACAGTGAATTGGCCTTCAAGGTGTCCGGTTATTTTTCCGGTCTGGATGTGGCCGCATCGGTGTTTTACACCTGGGACGATTACGCGGCTTACCACCGGCGGGTTGCCTCCGAGGGCGATGATCTGTGGGTGACCTATTTGCCGCGCCATCACCGCCTGACCGTGTTCGGGCTGGAATTTTCCCGGCCCTGGTCCGATTTCGTGTTTCGCGGCGAAGCAGCCTGGTATGTCGGGCGCTACTTGGAATGCGACGACCTCGGCGCCGATCCGATCGCCAGGGATGTGGTCAAATGGCTGGGCGGCGTGGATTGGTCTCCCGGCAATGACTGGAGTGTCATCGGGCAACTGACGGGCGACACCATCATCAATTACGACGCTGCGCTGGCGGATGAACGGCGCACCTGTCTGGCGACCCTGAACCTCTCCAAAGAGCTGCTGCGCCAGACGCTGACGTTATCGACAATGCTTTACTACGATCTGGATGACAACGAATTTTATCATCGTCTCAAGGCGGAATATGCCGTAACGGATGCCTGGCATGTTGCCGTGGGCGCCGATCTTTTCAGTTCCGGCAACGGCCGTTACGGGCAATATGAGGGCAATTCCCAGGTCTGGATAAAGACCAAATACAGTTTTTGATCCACAGCTGAATCCGTGCGTGGTTCGGCGGATTCAGGCGGAAAATGACGACCTTCAGTAACGGAATCGATCTATGGTGAATATTCAGAAAATCAATAGCTATTTCCGCCGCGCGGCGGAGGTCCTCCTGCGCCGGCGCCGGCCGGCTCTGCTTCTGTTTATCGCCTTGCTGGCGGTTTCCGTCGTCGGGCTGACCCGGCTGGAGAGCGACATCGACATGGACAACTGGTTCATGGAGGATGACGCCCTGCTGGCGGTCAAGGACCGTTTCGAGGCCATTTTCGGCAACGATGATTTTTGCGCCGTGCTGGTGGAGGCGGACGATGTTTTTTCCCACCAGGCCCTGAGCGCGATTCGCGAGTTGGGCCGTGAGTTGGAGAAAAAGGTCCCCTATGCGGACGACGTGGTCTCCCTGACCGATTTTGAATACACCGCGGGCACCCCGGACGGTCTGGAAATCGGCGAACTTGTTCCCACGCCCGTGCCGACGGACCCGGACGCTTTGCGGCGTATCCGGGAAAAGGCCTATGCCAAGGCAGTGATCCGTGAGCGCATCGTGTCGGCGGACGGCCGCTGCACCTGGGTTGTGTTGCGCATGAAAACCATCCCCGATGACTGGCAAAAGGATTACGCGGAAAATCCGGATCTGTCCATCGGTCGCATCGTCAATGAAGTGGCGGCGCAACCGAAATACCGTTTTCTTCATCCAAAAACAGCGGGGTTACCCGTTATCGACGTGGAAAAACGGGCGTTTTTCGGCCGGGAAATGCCGCGCCTGTTCGGCTATTCGCTGATTGTGACGGTGGTGCTCCTCGCCGTTGCCCTGCGCAGCGTGCGTGGCGTGATCTTTCCCCTGATCACCGCGGTCAGCGCGATTGTCATTGTGCTCGGCATGCAAGGCTTTCTCGGCATCGCCAACGACCCGTCCATGATCCTGCTGCCGGTGTTTCTGTCGCTGGCCGTGTCCATCGGTTACTCCATCCATGTGTTTACCGCCTTTAAGAGGTCGTTTTTGCACTCCGGCCAACGCAGGGAAGCGGTGGTTTATGCCGTCGAGGAGACGGGCTGGCCGCTTCTGTTCAGCGCCCTGACCACGGTGGCGGCGCTGATCTCTTTCGTCTTTATCCCGTTGCGCCCGATCCGTTGGGTGGGCTGCACCGCCGCCTGCCTGGTGGCGGTGACCTATGTGCTGGTGATTATCCTGCTGCCGGCCCTGCTCAGCTTCGGCAAGGACCGGCGGAGCGGCGTTGTCGAGGGCGAGAAAAGCAGCCGCCCCGAACGGCTGATGCGCTATTTGGGAGACCGGGTGCTGCTGCGCCCGCGTCTGACCCTCGGCGTGTTCGGGGTGGTGGCGGTCGTGTGCCTGGTCGGCATCAGCCGTTTCGAGGTCTCCTTCGATATCGTCCGTACCTTCGGCCTCAAGGTGCCCTATGTGAACCGTCTTTATCAGATCGGCCAAGCCGAGGTCGGTTCGCTCTATTCCTATGACGTGGCCCTGGAGTTCGATCAACCGGGGGCGGCCAAGGATCCCGACAATTTGCGCAAATTCGAGCAACTGGTCAACGAGGTCAAGGCTCTGCCCCTGACCAAGAAGACGGCATCGCTGCTCGATATCGTCAAGGACATGAATCAGGTGATCCATTCGGGGGACGGCGATTTCTATGCGATTCCGCAACATCGCGAGATGGTGGCGCAATTGCTGCTGCTCTATGAAAATGCCGGCGGCAGCGAGGCGGAAAAATGGGTTGACTACGATTACCAGCGCTTGCGTCTGATGGTGGAGGTGGACGATTACAATTCCGCCGAAGCCGCCCGCGAATTGCGTTTGATCCAGCAGCGCGGCAAGGCGTTGTTTCCGGACGCACAGGTCATGCTCATCGGCAGTATCTCACAGTTCACCGTCATGCAGGATTACGTCACCTGGGGCCAGATCAAGTCGTTTTTTATCGCTCTGGGCGTGATCGCCGTGCTCATGTCGCTGGTGTTCGGCAGCATCAGGACCGGGCTGATCGGCATGATTCCCAATGTCGCGCCAGCGCTTGTGGTCGGCGGCATCATGGGCTTTGCCCATATCCCCCTGGACATGATGACGGTGACCATTATTCCCATGCTGTTGGGGCTGGCCGTGGACGACACCATCCATTTCATCAATCACAGCCAGCTGGAGTTCGCCCGCAGCGGCAGTTACCGGGAAACCACCCGCCGTGTTTTCGTCAGCGTGGGAACCGCCCTGTTTCTGACCTCGTTGGTGCTGACCCTGAATTTTTCCGTCTATCTGGTTTCGTACGCCAGGGTGTTCATCCATATGGGTGTTCTCATTGCTGCGGGTATTCTGGCGGCGCTGGCCGCGGATTATTTCGTCACCCCCGTGCTGTTGCGACTGTTTCGCCCCTTTGGCCAAGAAACGACCGGCGACGCGGACAACCGCATGGAACAGATCTTTTAACCCGTCCGTAGCGCTTGACGCTGTACGGCTATCTTCCATCCTTATTCGTAAAAGGAGAATCCAATTGAAACGCATCGGTTTGTTTTTGACAGTGCTTTTGTTCGCCATGTCCTCCATGGCAAACGCCCATTCCATCTGGATCAACAGTTTTGAGTCCCATGCCCACGGCGCGCATCATTCCATGGTTTCGCTCGGCTGGGGGCATGCTCTGCCCATGGACGATATCCTCAACTCGCCCAACGGCCGGATCGCCATTGCCGACTTTACCCTTTACGATCCCGCCATGAATAAAACGGCACTGATCAAGCCGCCGTTCAAGGTGGAGGAACCGACGGCGTCCACCGCCGATATCGATCTGTACGCCGCGGATCTCGCCACCCAGAAAATCGCCCTGAAACCGCAAAGCAAGGACGGCGTTTACCAGATGAGCGTGGTTTCAGTGCCGACGTTTTACACCAAGTATGTCGACAAAAAAGGCCGGGAACGGATGGAGCTGAAGCCGAAGAATGAGGTTGACGGAATTGACAAGGTGCTGATGGCGGTTAAATTCCAGGCCTTTGCCAAGTCCTATCTCACCAAAGGTGTCTGGACCGCACCACAGCCCCTCGGCCACGGACTGGAAATCATTCCCCGCACCGATCTGAGCAACCTGCATGTCGGCGACCTGGTTGAGGTCGATGTGCTGTTTTACGGCAAACCGCTGACGGCAACGCCGAAGAACATTGAATACATCACCGCGCAGAGCAGCAGCTTCGGTCAAAGCGACGGTTTCGCCCTGTTTTCCTACCTGATGAACGGTCGGGCGCAGTTCCGCGTACAAAGCGCCGGGCAATGGATGATCGGCGTCAACCATAAGGACGACGTCACCGCGGACGGTCCGCTGAAGGGTCTGGTCGGCAAAACCGACCATGTCTACCACAGCGCCAGCCTGACGTTTAATGTGCAGTAGAAAAAGCCGTCCCTGCCTTTTTGCAAGAGCCTTAAGGATGAACGACTAACAAAACCTGCCTCGGCTTGTCGGGGCAGCCGCCAATGGCTTCACTGATTCAGATGTCACCTCAATCGTCATCCCCGCGCAGGCGGGGATGACGGCAAACGTTTTATCTGCGTGCCTTGCTGTTACGGCCCTTTCCGGCTTCTCGCGACGCCCCTGGATGAACTCCTTGCGCGCAAATCGGCACGATATTTTTCATCCACACCCTCTTTGTCGCTATTTTCCCCAAAAACGTCAAAAAATGTGCGGCGACCGTTAGAAATCAGAGACACCGCCATGATAGACAAAGCCAGTTGGCGCGGAACACGTCCGCTGTTGCGTGAGGCGGCAGTCGCGCATGACAACTTCGCCCCCATGACATCAACGGATGAACGTATCAGATCGGAGGTAGACATGTACCGCATCACACTGGCGAGAAGGGTTGTGGCCGTTGCCATGGCCGTGCATTTTGGATTTTTCACCCCGGCGATCGTCGCGGCCGAGGAGACGGAACTCGAAACGATGACCGTTTACGCCCAGAAACGGGAGGAAAACGTGCAGGAAACCCCGCTCTCGGTCGGTGTTTTAAATGATCTTCGACTGGACGAAGAGCGGGTCAGCCAACTGTACGACCTCAATCGTCTTATCCCCAACCTGTATATGGGGAGCGCCGGGGGCAGCGGGACCTTTACCTATGTCGGTATTCGCGGCCGCATCAATGGCGATGCCGACGTCGACCCGACCGTCACCGTGCTGGTGGACGGTGTTCCCTATGACGACTTTTACTCCATGGGCAACAACCTGCTCTACGACGTCGAACGGGTCGAGGTGCTGCGCGGCCCCCAGTCCACCATGTACGGCCTGAACAGCATCGCCGGCGTCATCAACATTGTGACCAAAAAACCTGGTGAAACCACGCGGGGCAAAGTCTACGCCGAAGGTTCAGCCGGCCCGGATTGGGATGGGTCCTGGCAGGCGGGAGGCAGTGTGAGCGGGCCTCTTGTCCACAATACGCTCTACGCCGGGCTTTCGTTCCTGCACAAAAATCAGGGCGGCTATATTGAAAATAAGCTGACGAAAGATCGTTATAACGATGACCGCACCACGGGCGTGAAAGGTGATCTCTTCTGGACCCCTGGCGACGCATGGGAGGTTTCCCTGGGGTTGGCGTACAGCAAATTAGACGGTGACTACAGCGAAACCTACCTGCCGACCAACCGGGCGGCGGCTACGGCCGTGGGGACGGATTTCGAGGAGTGGCAGGCGGATACGGGCTGGGAAGGGGACTGCGACGTGGAAACCTGGGCGCCCCATATGAAAGTGAGCTACGATGGCGGTGATTTCAAAATCATCTCGGTTTCCGCGTATAGAAAAGCCACGCAGGAATTTGATTTCGACCCCTATCTGTCGCCCGTGACCGGCTATCTCGGCTACATCGACCACAGGGCCGAAACCTTTAGCCAGGAGCTGCGCGTGCAATCCGATGATGACGAAGCCTCCAATCTGCAATGGCTGGGCGGTTACTCCTTCAACGATTTTGAACGCAAGGAAAAACTGGGTTGGGCGCTTACCGCCACGCCGTCACAGATGAACTTTTTTAAAGACTCGACGCTCGAAGGGATGAGCAATGCCTTTTTCGCTCAGGCGACCTACCGATTACTGGACAAGGCCCTGGGCCTGACCGTCGGCGGACGCCAGGAGTGGACCGAACGGGAAGCACAAAGTCATCTGGGCCTGTTTGACGACGACACGGTAACCGATTCGCAGTTTCTTCCCAAACTGACCCTTGATTACCGCTTTTCGCCCAAGGTCATGATCTATGCCGGCATCACCCAGGGCTGGCGCAGCGGCGGCATGAACATGCTGGCGTCGAATACCTCCCAGTCGAAATACAAAAAAGAAACGAGTTGGTCCTATGAAATCGGCGTGAAAACAAAACTGTTCAATGATCGGCTGACGTTCAACACCTCGGCGTTTTATGCGACCTATGATGATTTTCAGGACCTGGTCTACGTCAACGCCGGCACCGCCTATTTGACCAACGCTCCCGAGGTGCGCATGACCGGCTTTGAAACGGAGATCACGGCCCGGTTGACGCAGGACCTGCTGCTGACGGGGTCGCTGGGCTATGTTCACGCCGAGTATGAGGATTTCCCGGATGCGACCCACGGCGATTTCAACGGCAACAGAGTCATGTTCGTGCCCGACTTTAATGCACATCTCGCCTTGAACTACAACTTCCTCGGCAATTTCTACGTCCGGCCCGAAGTTCAGGGAATCGGCACCCTCTATTGGGACAGGGCCAACAACAAAAAACAAAGCCCCTACGCCCTGTTCAATCTCAAGGCGGGCTATACCGGCGACAGCTACGAAATCTATCTGTTCGCTGAAAACCTGACCAACAAATATGCCTTTTCCCAGGCCACTGATTATGTCGGCAACGGCAACTACTACGGCACGCCCATTACCCCTTTGCGGGTCGGTATCGGCGCAAGCATCGAATTCTAAACGCGATCACCGGGGCACCCGACAGCGACGACGGATGCCCCGGCGACAGGACCGTAGCCGTCAGACACGGCTGAGCGTCTCCAAGGGCGCTGCCTGAGCTGTAGAGTACGATCTTTTTTCCTTCTTTACTCAGAAAAGGAGCCTCCATTGAAACGGATCAGTTTATTCTTGACAATGTTCCTGTTTGCGCTGACCTCCATGGCGAGCGCTCATTCCGTGTGGATCAACAGTTTTGAGTCCCGTGCCCACGGCGC
This region of uncultured Desulfuromonas sp. genomic DNA includes:
- a CDS encoding DUF1302 family protein, whose protein sequence is MKVAFSLKNRFIPLLLGLGLLIVPVTVRAARIGPTPFSLTGWFDAVQSLRTHEPHDSLTSRARLRLELSGDFGALYSFASLDAEKNWQIDAETGVDPHEVWLEYAGSRWDVRIGRQIIIWGKADGVQITDIISPPDYTESISRELDEVRLPVDAVKLRWLGDYFDTELIWIPLFKAAVQAKGDNPWAVRQEIPDHVHVTTHGVDEPNTNLKNSELAFKVSGYFSGLDVAASVFYTWDDYAAYHRRVASEGDDLWVTYLPRHHRLTVFGLEFSRPWSDFVFRGEAAWYVGRYLECDDLGADPIARDVVKWLGGVDWSPGNDWSVIGQLTGDTIINYDAALADERRTCLATLNLSKELLRQTLTLSTMLYYDLDDNEFYHRLKAEYAVTDAWHVAVGADLFSSGNGRYGQYEGNSQVWIKTKYSF
- a CDS encoding MMPL family transporter, which encodes MVNIQKINSYFRRAAEVLLRRRRPALLLFIALLAVSVVGLTRLESDIDMDNWFMEDDALLAVKDRFEAIFGNDDFCAVLVEADDVFSHQALSAIRELGRELEKKVPYADDVVSLTDFEYTAGTPDGLEIGELVPTPVPTDPDALRRIREKAYAKAVIRERIVSADGRCTWVVLRMKTIPDDWQKDYAENPDLSIGRIVNEVAAQPKYRFLHPKTAGLPVIDVEKRAFFGREMPRLFGYSLIVTVVLLAVALRSVRGVIFPLITAVSAIVIVLGMQGFLGIANDPSMILLPVFLSLAVSIGYSIHVFTAFKRSFLHSGQRREAVVYAVEETGWPLLFSALTTVAALISFVFIPLRPIRWVGCTAACLVAVTYVLVIILLPALLSFGKDRRSGVVEGEKSSRPERLMRYLGDRVLLRPRLTLGVFGVVAVVCLVGISRFEVSFDIVRTFGLKVPYVNRLYQIGQAEVGSLYSYDVALEFDQPGAAKDPDNLRKFEQLVNEVKALPLTKKTASLLDIVKDMNQVIHSGDGDFYAIPQHREMVAQLLLLYENAGGSEAEKWVDYDYQRLRLMVEVDDYNSAEAARELRLIQQRGKALFPDAQVMLIGSISQFTVMQDYVTWGQIKSFFIALGVIAVLMSLVFGSIRTGLIGMIPNVAPALVVGGIMGFAHIPLDMMTVTIIPMLLGLAVDDTIHFINHSQLEFARSGSYRETTRRVFVSVGTALFLTSLVLTLNFSVYLVSYARVFIHMGVLIAAGILAALAADYFVTPVLLRLFRPFGQETTGDADNRMEQIF
- a CDS encoding DUF4198 domain-containing protein gives rise to the protein MKRIGLFLTVLLFAMSSMANAHSIWINSFESHAHGAHHSMVSLGWGHALPMDDILNSPNGRIAIADFTLYDPAMNKTALIKPPFKVEEPTASTADIDLYAADLATQKIALKPQSKDGVYQMSVVSVPTFYTKYVDKKGRERMELKPKNEVDGIDKVLMAVKFQAFAKSYLTKGVWTAPQPLGHGLEIIPRTDLSNLHVGDLVEVDVLFYGKPLTATPKNIEYITAQSSSFGQSDGFALFSYLMNGRAQFRVQSAGQWMIGVNHKDDVTADGPLKGLVGKTDHVYHSASLTFNVQ
- a CDS encoding TonB-dependent receptor, whose amino-acid sequence is MYRITLARRVVAVAMAVHFGFFTPAIVAAEETELETMTVYAQKREENVQETPLSVGVLNDLRLDEERVSQLYDLNRLIPNLYMGSAGGSGTFTYVGIRGRINGDADVDPTVTVLVDGVPYDDFYSMGNNLLYDVERVEVLRGPQSTMYGLNSIAGVINIVTKKPGETTRGKVYAEGSAGPDWDGSWQAGGSVSGPLVHNTLYAGLSFLHKNQGGYIENKLTKDRYNDDRTTGVKGDLFWTPGDAWEVSLGLAYSKLDGDYSETYLPTNRAAATAVGTDFEEWQADTGWEGDCDVETWAPHMKVSYDGGDFKIISVSAYRKATQEFDFDPYLSPVTGYLGYIDHRAETFSQELRVQSDDDEASNLQWLGGYSFNDFERKEKLGWALTATPSQMNFFKDSTLEGMSNAFFAQATYRLLDKALGLTVGGRQEWTEREAQSHLGLFDDDTVTDSQFLPKLTLDYRFSPKVMIYAGITQGWRSGGMNMLASNTSQSKYKKETSWSYEIGVKTKLFNDRLTFNTSAFYATYDDFQDLVYVNAGTAYLTNAPEVRMTGFETEITARLTQDLLLTGSLGYVHAEYEDFPDATHGDFNGNRVMFVPDFNAHLALNYNFLGNFYVRPEVQGIGTLYWDRANNKKQSPYALFNLKAGYTGDSYEIYLFAENLTNKYAFSQATDYVGNGNYYGTPITPLRVGIGASIEF